From Glycine max cultivar Williams 82 chromosome 11, Glycine_max_v4.0, whole genome shotgun sequence, the proteins below share one genomic window:
- the LOC100813972 gene encoding trihelix transcription factor ASIL2 has protein sequence MEDNNNNNNNKAEKQQDDSSHHHPSLLLPNPNHSTTINNNTKEDHHHRLKRDEWSEGAVTTLLEAYEAKWVLRNRAKLKGHDWEDVAKHVSARANSTKSPKTQTQCKNKIESMKKRYRSESATTADASSSWPLYSRLDVLLRGTAPISSSLSPPPIAAARPIIAAPSSQSPHNQALVLLEPPPSVAPPPIAIAQNSYGSNGVERLLAKEDGIGAKSSEHVSNKNPMDSDSSTPALYSEKDKVRCNKRKMKSENNKRRRNNNNEDMEIVESIRWLAEMVVRSEQTRMDTMKEIERMRVEAEAKRGEMELKRTEIIANTQLEIAKIFASVNKGVDSSLRIGRS, from the exons ATGgaggataataataataataacaacaacaaagcaGAGAAGCAGCAAGATGATAGTAGCCACCACCACCCATCTCTCCTCCTTCCTAACCCTAATCATAGCACCACcatcaacaacaacaccaaGGAGGATCATCATCATAGGTTGAAGAGAGATGAGTGGAGTGAAGGGGCTGTGACAACCCTTCTTGAGGCCTATGAGGCCAAATGGGTGCTGAGAAACAGAGCAAAACTTAAGGGCCATGATTGGGAAGATGTTGCAAAACATGTCTCAGCAAGAGCAAACTCCACCAAGTCACCAAAGACTCAGACACAGTGCAAGAACAAGATTGAGTCCATGAAGAAAAGGTACAGATCAGAGTCTGCCACCACTGCTGATGCCTCCTCTTCTTGGCCTTTGTATTCTCGCCTCGACGTTCTTCTTCGCGGGACCGCACCGATATCTTCTTCACTGTCACCACCACCTATAGCAGCAGCAAGACCAATAATAGCAGCACCATCGTCTCAATCACCACATAACCAGGCTTTGGTGTTGTTGGAGCCACCTCCTTCTGTTGCTCCTCCACCAATTGCAATTGCACAAAACTCATATGGCTCCAATGGTGTTGAAAGACTACTAGCAAag GAAGATGGGATAGGAGCCAAGTCATCTGAGCATGTATCTAACAAGAATCCAATGGACTCGGATAGTAGCACACCTGCCCTTTACAGTGAAAAGGACAAGGTGAGATGCAACAAGAGGAAGATGAAAAGTGAGAACAACAAGAGGAGaaggaataataataatgaagacATGGAAATAGTAGAGAGCATAAGGTGGCTTGCTGAAATGGTGGTGAGGTCAGAACAAACAAGAATGGACACAATGAAAGAGATTGAGAGGATGAGAGTTGAAGCTGAGGCAAAGAGAGGAGAAATGGAGCTTAAGAGAACTGAAATCATTGCCAATACACAACTAGAGATTGCTAAGATCTTTGCAAGTGTCAATAAAGGTGTTGATTCTTCACTAAGAATTGGAAGAAGTTAA